The genomic window AGAGGGTATATATATCGATTTTCGGTGTACCGATAAATGGGTTACGAATCAGAGCACGAAGAATTCTGCCTGAAATCAAAGGCAATTATCGAAACATTCTCGATATCGGTTCAGGACAGGGAATAATTACGTACGAAATCGCGAGAAGATTTCCTCAAAGCGAAGTTGTTGGTATTGACATTCTCAAGAATCTTGTCGAGCGGGACAACCGGGTAGCGGAGGAAATTGGATTAGAAAACTGCCGGTTTGAAGTTATGGATATTATGGATATTGATTACGAGAATTATTTTGACCTCGTGGTTACCGTAGATATTCTTGAGCATATCAAGGACGATGACAGAGCTTTGAAGCAATTCAACAAAGTTCTCAAACCCGGTGGTTTGCTTCTGCTTCATGTTCCGGCATACGAGCGAAGATGGCTGTTTTTCGGATGGAAAGTCAATTTCGATGTCGAGGGGCATTTCAGACCCGGATATTCAATCGAGGACATTTCACAAAAGATTACCGACGCGGGCTTTGAACTCATCGAAGCCTATCATAGTTATGGATGGATAGAAACCATTACGAATAACATTTCGTATCTGATAACCGAAGCGAGAATGAAACGCAAAATACTCTACGCGCTTGTATTCCCTTTTCTTAATTTCTTTTCGTGGTTCGGGAAAAACTCCCGGCCGGAAAAAGGTGCGGGTGTTATGGTAAAAGCGAAAAAGGCATAGCATTATAATGTCGAAAATTTCTATGATAATTTCGGAGATAGCAAATCAGGCACTCATCCCGTTAAGCTTCAGAATGGGAAAGACTATTTTGCCGCCTGCCATTGCGAGCCTGTTTTTGACGAAAAAGTGTAATTCGCGGTGTACAATCTGCGAATACTGGAAGATAAAAGATTTTTCAGACGAACTCACAAAAGAAAAGTGGTTCAGGACAATA from Candidatus Aegiribacteria sp. includes these protein-coding regions:
- a CDS encoding methyltransferase domain-containing protein, whose product is MLGSELKYDKTLSCFERVYISIFGVPINGLRIRARRILPEIKGNYRNILDIGSGQGIITYEIARRFPQSEVVGIDILKNLVERDNRVAEEIGLENCRFEVMDIMDIDYENYFDLVVTVDILEHIKDDDRALKQFNKVLKPGGLLLLHVPAYERRWLFFGWKVNFDVEGHFRPGYSIEDISQKITDAGFELIEAYHSYGWIETITNNISYLITEARMKRKILYALVFPFLNFFSWFGKNSRPEKGAGVMVKAKKA